Proteins encoded by one window of Mycolicibacterium sp. ND9-15:
- a CDS encoding Hsp20/alpha crystallin family protein, translating to MSTLALRTRPAWDLDRWVRDFFGPVTAEHWSTGAFTPAVEIVRDGDDALVRVELPGLDVEKDVNVEVDRGYLVVHGERRDERASDPAKDVRYIREVRYGSFRRSFKLPDHVTGQDIKAEYDAGVLTLRVAGAHKGAQAQRIAIETK from the coding sequence GTGAGCACTTTGGCATTGCGGACCCGTCCCGCATGGGACCTCGACCGGTGGGTACGCGACTTCTTCGGCCCGGTGACCGCCGAGCACTGGTCCACGGGGGCCTTCACCCCCGCCGTGGAGATCGTCAGGGACGGCGACGACGCGCTCGTCCGCGTCGAGCTACCCGGCCTTGACGTCGAGAAGGACGTGAACGTCGAGGTCGACCGCGGCTACCTGGTGGTCCACGGCGAGCGTCGCGACGAGCGCGCCAGTGACCCGGCCAAAGACGTCCGCTATATCCGCGAGGTGCGCTACGGCTCGTTCCGCCGATCGTTCAAGCTGCCCGACCACGTCACCGGTCAGGACATCAAGGCCGAGTACGACGCCGGTGTGTTGACGCTGCGCGTGGCCGGTGCCCACAAGGGCGCCCAGGCGCAGCGCATCGCGATCGAAACCAAGTAG
- a CDS encoding isocitrate lyase/PEP mutase family protein, with the protein MPEETLKERADALLALHRPGNPVILPTVWDAWSARLAVDEGFAALTVGSHPVADSVGKPDGEGMAFDDVVARVKQITAAVDVPVSVDLESGYAQSPTRLIDGLLEAGGVGFNIEDTVHSENKRLRSAAEHAELVAGLREAADRTGVHVVINARTDLFLRQDGDESDRVDRAIARLTEAAAAGADVLYPVGRHEPDTLRRLTSELPLPVNAIGLPDQDDPASFGPLGVARVSFGPFLQRALSERAKELLQRWV; encoded by the coding sequence ATGCCCGAGGAAACGCTCAAGGAGCGAGCCGACGCGCTGCTGGCGTTGCACAGGCCGGGAAACCCGGTGATTCTGCCGACCGTCTGGGACGCCTGGTCGGCGCGGCTCGCGGTCGACGAAGGATTTGCTGCGCTGACCGTCGGCAGTCACCCGGTGGCCGATTCGGTTGGCAAACCCGACGGGGAGGGCATGGCGTTCGACGACGTGGTGGCCCGCGTCAAGCAGATCACCGCCGCGGTCGACGTGCCGGTATCGGTGGACCTCGAGTCCGGCTATGCCCAGTCCCCGACGCGGCTGATCGACGGGCTGCTGGAGGCGGGCGGCGTCGGGTTCAACATCGAAGACACCGTGCACAGCGAGAACAAGAGGCTGCGCTCGGCCGCCGAGCACGCAGAGTTGGTCGCCGGGCTGCGGGAAGCGGCGGACCGCACCGGCGTGCACGTGGTGATCAACGCCCGCACGGATCTGTTCCTGCGCCAGGACGGCGACGAGTCCGATCGTGTCGACCGCGCGATCGCACGGCTGACCGAGGCCGCCGCAGCGGGAGCCGACGTCCTCTACCCGGTTGGCCGGCACGAGCCGGATACGCTGCGCCGCCTCACCTCTGAGTTGCCGCTCCCGGTGAACGCGATCGGTCTGCCCGATCAGGACGACCCCGCGTCGTTCGGACCATTGGGGGTGGCGCGTGTCAGCTTCGGACCGTTCCTGCAGCGCGCGCTGTCGGAGCGGGCCAAGGAGCTGTTGCAGCGCTGGGTTTAG
- a CDS encoding fumarate reductase/succinate dehydrogenase flavoprotein subunit produces the protein MAELERHSYDVVVIGAGGAGLRAVIEAAERGLKVAVITKSLFGKAHTVMAEGGCAAAMGNANPKDNWQVHFKDTMRGGKFLNNWRMAELHAKEAPDRVWELESYGALFDRTKDGRISQRNFGGHTYPRLAHVGDRTGLEIIRTLQQKIVSLQQEDKAEFGDYEARIRVFHETTITDLIKDGDRIAGAFGYYREGGNFVLFEAPAVVLATGGIGKSYKVTSNSWEYTGDGHALALRAGATLINMEFVQFHPTGMVWPPSVKGILVTEGVRGDGGVLKNSDGKRFMFDYIPAVFKGQYAESIEEADQWLKDNDSARRTPDLLPRDEVARAINSEVKADRGTPHGGVYLDIASRLPAEEIKRRLPSMYHQFMELAEVDITKEAMEVGPTCHYVMGGIEVDPDTGAAKTPGLFAAGECSGGMHGSNRLGGNSLSDLLVFGRRAGMGAADYVRALGERPKVSDTALEESTKLALHPFEGPTNGDAAENPYTLQLDLQDTMNSLVGIIRNADEVSEAIEKLKELRERYKRVRVEGGRHFNPGWHLAIDLRNMLLVSECIAMAALQRTESRGGHTRDDYPSMESSWRKTLLVCRAEGETVVPDISITPEDQVPMRDDLLELVDIEELEKYFTSEELANHSSRRGA, from the coding sequence ATGGCTGAATTAGAACGGCACTCCTACGACGTCGTCGTGATCGGTGCCGGCGGTGCGGGTTTGCGGGCGGTCATCGAGGCGGCCGAACGCGGCCTGAAGGTCGCGGTGATCACGAAGTCGTTGTTCGGCAAGGCACATACCGTGATGGCCGAGGGCGGCTGCGCGGCGGCGATGGGCAACGCGAACCCGAAGGACAACTGGCAGGTCCACTTCAAGGACACCATGCGTGGCGGAAAGTTCCTCAACAACTGGCGGATGGCCGAGTTGCACGCCAAGGAGGCCCCGGATCGTGTCTGGGAGCTGGAGAGCTACGGCGCGCTGTTCGACCGCACCAAGGACGGACGGATCAGCCAGCGCAACTTCGGCGGCCACACCTATCCGCGGCTTGCGCACGTCGGTGACCGCACCGGACTCGAGATCATCCGCACGCTGCAGCAGAAGATCGTTTCCCTGCAGCAGGAGGACAAGGCGGAGTTCGGCGACTACGAGGCCCGGATCCGGGTGTTCCACGAGACCACGATCACCGATCTGATCAAGGATGGTGACCGGATCGCCGGCGCATTCGGCTACTACCGCGAGGGCGGCAACTTCGTCCTGTTCGAGGCCCCGGCGGTGGTGCTGGCCACCGGCGGGATCGGCAAGTCCTACAAGGTGACGTCGAACTCCTGGGAGTACACCGGCGACGGCCACGCCTTGGCACTGCGGGCCGGCGCGACGCTGATCAACATGGAGTTCGTCCAGTTCCACCCGACGGGGATGGTCTGGCCGCCCAGTGTCAAGGGCATCCTGGTCACCGAGGGTGTGCGTGGCGACGGCGGTGTGCTGAAGAACTCCGACGGCAAGCGCTTCATGTTCGACTACATCCCGGCGGTGTTCAAAGGCCAGTACGCAGAGAGCATCGAGGAGGCCGACCAGTGGCTCAAGGACAACGACTCCGCACGTCGCACCCCTGACCTGCTGCCGCGCGACGAGGTGGCCCGCGCGATCAACTCGGAGGTCAAGGCCGATCGCGGCACTCCGCACGGCGGCGTCTATCTCGACATCGCCTCGCGGCTGCCCGCCGAGGAGATCAAGCGGCGGCTGCCGTCGATGTACCACCAGTTCATGGAGCTCGCCGAGGTCGACATCACCAAGGAGGCCATGGAGGTCGGGCCGACGTGCCACTACGTGATGGGCGGCATCGAAGTGGACCCAGACACGGGTGCGGCCAAGACGCCCGGCCTGTTCGCCGCCGGCGAGTGTTCCGGCGGCATGCACGGCTCGAACCGGTTGGGCGGCAATTCGCTTTCCGATCTGCTGGTGTTCGGCAGGCGCGCCGGGATGGGCGCCGCCGACTACGTCCGCGCACTCGGCGAGCGTCCCAAGGTGTCCGACACCGCCCTCGAAGAATCGACGAAGTTGGCGTTGCATCCGTTCGAGGGCCCGACCAACGGGGATGCCGCCGAGAACCCCTACACCCTGCAGCTCGATCTGCAGGACACGATGAACAGCCTGGTCGGCATCATCCGCAACGCCGACGAGGTGAGCGAGGCGATCGAGAAGCTCAAGGAACTGCGCGAGCGGTACAAGCGGGTGCGGGTGGAAGGTGGCCGACACTTCAATCCCGGCTGGCATCTGGCCATCGACCTGCGCAATATGCTCCTGGTCAGCGAGTGCATCGCCATGGCGGCGCTGCAGCGTACCGAGAGCCGTGGCGGGCACACGCGCGACGACTATCCGTCGATGGAGTCGTCGTGGCGTAAGACGCTGCTGGTGTGCCGGGCAGAAGGCGAGACCGTGGTGCCCGACATCAGTATCACCCCCGAGGATCAGGTCCCGATGCGCGACGACCTGTTGGAGTTGGTCGACATCGAAGAGTTGGAGAAGTACTTCACTTCAGAAGAACTCGCCAACCACTCGTCTAGGAGAGGCGCATGA
- a CDS encoding succinate dehydrogenase/fumarate reductase iron-sulfur subunit, giving the protein MSYQAKMRVWRGDDTHGALQDFSVEVNEGEVVLDIIHRLQQTQAGDLAVRWNCKAGKCGSCSAEINGRPRLLCMTRMSTFDQSEVITVTPLRTFPVIRDLVTDVSFNYQKAREIPSFAPPKDLQPGEYRMQQEDVGRSQEFRKCIECFLCQNVCHVIRDHEESKEAFAGPRFFIRIAELEMHPLDTADRRDLAQDEAGLGMCNITKCCTEVCPEHIKITDNAIIPMKERVAGHRYDPVVWLGNKLFRRR; this is encoded by the coding sequence ATGAGCTACCAGGCAAAGATGCGGGTGTGGCGCGGCGACGACACCCACGGCGCGCTGCAGGACTTCTCGGTAGAGGTCAACGAGGGCGAGGTGGTGCTCGACATCATCCACCGGCTGCAGCAGACGCAGGCGGGCGATCTCGCGGTGCGGTGGAACTGCAAGGCGGGCAAATGCGGATCCTGCTCGGCGGAGATCAACGGCAGGCCCCGGCTACTGTGCATGACACGGATGTCGACGTTCGACCAGTCCGAGGTCATCACCGTGACGCCGCTGCGCACCTTCCCCGTGATCCGCGACCTGGTCACGGACGTGTCCTTTAACTACCAGAAAGCCAGGGAGATCCCGTCATTCGCACCGCCGAAGGATCTGCAGCCCGGCGAGTACCGGATGCAGCAAGAGGATGTCGGCCGGTCACAGGAGTTTCGCAAGTGCATCGAGTGCTTCCTGTGCCAGAACGTCTGCCACGTGATTCGTGATCACGAGGAAAGCAAGGAGGCGTTCGCCGGCCCGCGGTTCTTCATTCGCATCGCCGAACTCGAGATGCATCCGCTCGATACGGCGGATCGGCGCGATCTCGCCCAGGACGAGGCCGGTCTGGGCATGTGCAATATCACGAAGTGCTGCACCGAAGTCTGCCCGGAACACATCAAGATCACCGACAACGCGATCATTCCGATGAAGGAACGGGTCGCCGGACACCGGTACGACCCGGTGGTGTGGCTGGGCAACAAGTTGTTCAGACGCCGGTGA
- a CDS encoding flavin reductase family protein yields the protein MDHCSIAIAAEVEGTLVGLAASTFVPVSLDPPLVSFCVQNTSETWPKLKDLPSLGISVLGEAHDEAARTLAAKTGDRFAGLQTVSRESGAVFVDGTAVWLESAIEQLVPAGDHTIVILRVCNITVHADIAPIVFHRSTFRRLGGG from the coding sequence ATTGATCATTGCTCCATCGCGATTGCCGCGGAGGTGGAGGGCACTCTGGTCGGCCTGGCCGCGAGCACGTTCGTGCCGGTCTCGCTCGACCCGCCGCTGGTGTCGTTCTGCGTCCAGAACACCTCCGAGACCTGGCCGAAACTCAAGGATCTTCCCTCGCTGGGGATCAGCGTGCTCGGCGAGGCGCATGACGAAGCCGCGCGAACACTGGCCGCCAAAACCGGGGACCGGTTCGCAGGCCTTCAAACGGTGTCACGGGAGTCCGGGGCCGTCTTTGTCGACGGCACCGCGGTGTGGCTGGAGAGTGCGATCGAGCAACTGGTACCGGCCGGGGATCACACCATCGTCATCCTGCGGGTCTGCAACATCACAGTGCACGCCGACATAGCGCCGATCGTGTTCCACCGCAGCACGTTCCGTCGACTCGGCGGGGGGTGA